A segment of the Leptolyngbya sp. NIES-3755 genome:
TGCTGCGGGAATTGTTGCACCCGGATAAGCAAGAAGTTGACCTGCGATATAGTCTGGCTCATGCGATCGTGCCTGTGGGTCAGGTGTCGATCGAGCATTCTTTGAAGACTTCTGAGGTGTATTACATTCTCAGTGGGGTCGGGGAGATGCACATTGATGCGGAAGTGCAAACCGTGAAAGCGGGGGATGCGATTTATATTCCACCGAATGCGCGTCAGTATATTCGCAATATTGGGGAAGAAGCGATCGTCTTTATTTGTATCGTTGATCCCGCTTGGCGGCAGGAAGATGAGACGGTTTATTGAAAAAATGCCCTACCGAATTTGATAGGGCATCGATTCAGAGAGAATGCGATCGCGATCTAGATCGTCGCTTCTTCCACGAGTTTTTCCCAACCCATACTCTGTAACGCAGTGTTTCGCCGCATGGGACGAGTCACCAGTTCCAGAATGTCGCGAGTATTGCTAAATCCGTGAATTTGAGCAAAGGTGAATTCGACTGACCATTTTGTGCTGATGCCTCGTGCTTCTAACGGATTCGCATGAGCCATTCCAGTAATCACCAAATCTGGCTTCATTTCGTGAATGCGTTGAAGCTGATTGTAGTTATCGGGCTTCTCAACAATCTTGGGAACGGAAACGCCCATCTCGTTGCAGGTTTTCACAAGGAAATCGAGTTCGGCAGCTTGATAGCGCTTGTCCATATAAGGAATGCCGATCTCTTCGCAGGTCATCCCGCAACGAATGAGAAATCGTGCGAGGGAGATTTCTAGTAAGTTATCGCCCATAAAGAAGACAGACTTACCGCGAACGAGCTTTAGATAATCTTCAACACTTTCCCAGATTTTTGCTTCTCGTTCTTCTAATCCTTTCGGTTCGATGTTGAGCACTGAGCAAATCTTTTCGACCCAAGCTCGTGTTCCATCTGGACCGATCGGGAAAGGTGATCCAATTAATTTCGTTTTCCGTCGCCGCATTAATGTCGTAGCAGTTCGAGAAAGGAATGGATTTACACCCGAAACATAGTAACCTTCTTCGATCACAGGAAGTTCTGTGTATCGTTTTGCAGGTAGCCAACCGGAGACTTTCACACCTTGTTTTTTCAGTTCCAAAGTAAGCTGAGTCACGATCGGATCGGGCACTGATCCAAACATTACAAGCGGTGTATGATCCACATACTCAGATTCTTCTTGCTTGATCTCTTCTTGTTTGCGCCCGAAGTTCATCAACTTCTGAATGGCATTGCGCTCTTCTTTCTCGGTTTCACCTGTCGGAGCTTTCGTCGGACAGCGTTGTGCCATTGCTGCAAGGACGGTATCTTCACCTTGAGTAAAGGCGTAATCGAGACCATTCGCACGGGCGACCACGATCGGGATTCCAATCTCAGATTCGAGCTTTGGCGCTAATCCCTCTAAGTCCATTTTGATAATCTCAGTGGTACAAGTACCGATAAACACAATCACACTCGGATTGCGATCGCGTTTCACCTGTTCACACAGTCGTCTCAGTTCTTCGTAATCATTCAACTGAGCCGAAATGTCACCTTCTTCGAGTTCTGCCATTGCATATCGGGGTTCTGCAAAGATCATCACTCCCATTGCATTCTGGAGAAAATACCCGCAGGTTTTTGTACCAATGACTAAGAAAAAGCTATCTTCAATTTTTTGATATAACCATGCCACGCAGCTAATCGGGCAAAAGGTGTGATAGTTACCAGTTTCACACTCGAATTGTATAGCTTGGGGTTGAGGATCAGCGAGAGTCATAACAAGGTCTCTAATATTGGGTTTATCGAGGCGATCGATCTGTTTTTGGGGGGCGAATGCGTCCTTCACAGGCTTCATCAACTTCTGCGGGACGACGTGGTTTCGCTTCAGGAGCCGAACTTGCAGGGAGATATTTGGGGGATTCGGCTTTTAACTGTTTGAGATGCGCGAGTTCTTGTTCTGGATCAAAGTTCAAACCAAGGGCAACAATAATGCGATCGGGATGATTGCTCAGATCGACAATTAAGGGAAGTAAATCGACCAGACGAGGCTCGATCGTAGAAAGTGCGCCGAGAATGAAGCTTGAAGAGGGTCGTCGTTTGCCTTCACAACTCACCCAGATGGATAAGCGAGTGATCCAAGAACGGTTCTCTTGGTAGTAATCGAGCCAGCGATCTTTGAGCGATCGACGCAATTGATCAATGTTCACAAGTCAAATCAAAGATAAGGATAAAGTCAGCCTCAATCTAACCACATACCGCGATTTGCCTGCCTTATCCATTACCCTTCAGAGTTTCTTTAGACCATCATCAGATCGAGTTCTTCTTCAGCAGTTTTAGGTTGCTTCGGATTGAGATAGAAGTCTGACAACAACGAGAACAATTCCCGATCTTGAGCATCTTTTGGCACAACACCTTCAGGATTCGCCAAAATCTGATCCGCAATGTTCAGATAATAATCACAGACATAGTTCAGTGATGGATCGGATTCTGCCATCTCGAACAATGTTTTTCCTTTAACCCGCGATACTCGAATGTCTTCAATCAGCGGCAACACTTCCAATACAGGCATCGGAACAGCATCAACATATTTATCAATCAAATCTCGTTTTGCAGTTCGGTTGCCAATCAATCCAGCCAGTCTCAGTTGATGAGTTCGAGCTTTTTCACGAACTGAAGCAGCAATTCGATTTGCAGCAAACAAAGCATCAAATCCATTGTCAGTCACGATCATGCAATAGTCTGCATAGTTCAATGGTGCAGCAAATCCACCACAAACCACATCACCTAAGACATCGAACAGAATTACATCATACTCATCGAACGCATTCAGTTCTTTGAGCAGCTTTACTGTTTCACCGACGACATAGCCACCACATCCTGCACCTGCTGGCGGTCCACCTGCTTCTACACAGTCCACGCCACCATAGCCTTTGTAGATGACATCTTCTGCCCAGACATCTTCGTAGTGATAATCCTTTTCTTGAAGCGTGTCGATGATCGTGGGAATCAAAAATCCGGTCAAGGTAAAAGTACTATCGTGCTTTGGATCGCAACCAATTTGGAGTACTTTTTTACCG
Coding sequences within it:
- a CDS encoding uncharacterized 15.3 kDa protein in frxC 3'region (similar to AA sequence:cyanobase_aa:LBDG_06570), whose product is MNIDQLRRSLKDRWLDYYQENRSWITRLSIWVSCEGKRRPSSSFILGALSTIEPRLVDLLPLIVDLSNHPDRIIVALGLNFDPEQELAHLKQLKAESPKYLPASSAPEAKPRRPAEVDEACEGRIRPPKTDRSPR
- a CDS encoding light-independent protochlorophyllide reductase iron-sulfur ATP-binding protein (similar to AA sequence:cyanobase_aa:LBDG_06560), which translates into the protein MRPLLFVYRCKLFFQPLGRTYKINNNANRDVSALSPSETGDLRVKLAVYGKGGIGKSTTSCNISVALAKRGKKVLQIGCDPKHDSTFTLTGFLIPTIIDTLQEKDYHYEDVWAEDVIYKGYGGVDCVEAGGPPAGAGCGGYVVGETVKLLKELNAFDEYDVILFDVLGDVVCGGFAAPLNYADYCMIVTDNGFDALFAANRIAASVREKARTHQLRLAGLIGNRTAKRDLIDKYVDAVPMPVLEVLPLIEDIRVSRVKGKTLFEMAESDPSLNYVCDYYLNIADQILANPEGVVPKDAQDRELFSLLSDFYLNPKQPKTAEEELDLMMV
- a CDS encoding hypothetical protein (Cupin 2 conserved barrel domain protein;~similar to AA sequence:cyanobase_aa:PCC7424_2847) produces the protein MLVRNLSDCPEFVAGDGTLLRELLHPDKQEVDLRYSLAHAIVPVGQVSIEHSLKTSEVYYILSGVGEMHIDAEVQTVKAGDAIYIPPNARQYIRNIGEEAIVFICIVDPAWRQEDETVY
- a CDS encoding light-independent protochlorophyllide reductase subunit N (similar to AA sequence:cyanobase_aa:LBDG_06580), translating into MTLADPQPQAIQFECETGNYHTFCPISCVAWLYQKIEDSFFLVIGTKTCGYFLQNAMGVMIFAEPRYAMAELEEGDISAQLNDYEELRRLCEQVKRDRNPSVIVFIGTCTTEIIKMDLEGLAPKLESEIGIPIVVARANGLDYAFTQGEDTVLAAMAQRCPTKAPTGETEKEERNAIQKLMNFGRKQEEIKQEESEYVDHTPLVMFGSVPDPIVTQLTLELKKQGVKVSGWLPAKRYTELPVIEEGYYVSGVNPFLSRTATTLMRRRKTKLIGSPFPIGPDGTRAWVEKICSVLNIEPKGLEEREAKIWESVEDYLKLVRGKSVFFMGDNLLEISLARFLIRCGMTCEEIGIPYMDKRYQAAELDFLVKTCNEMGVSVPKIVEKPDNYNQLQRIHEMKPDLVITGMAHANPLEARGISTKWSVEFTFAQIHGFSNTRDILELVTRPMRRNTALQSMGWEKLVEEATI